GCAATAGATAACCTTGCGGCCGGGGCCGTTCCAGCGACCTTTAATGCCCGAGGCATAGAGTTCCTGGCTGAATTTCTTATGGGTGATTCGGAATAGTAGCATGTATGGTTTTCAGGATCAGACCGGATATCCTTCGGCGAGCTTGTCCAGCTCTTCAGCGATAATATCCACGCCTCCGGGGGTTACCAGCCAGTCCATCGGTGTTTCGCGGGCGCTCCAGAACGGTTTCTTCAACCAGTAACTGAATTCATCCACGGTGCCGAATATGGTTTCTCCTTTTTCGTATAGCGAGATGAGTTTGAGCAGATGCTCGCTGTATATGGGTTCCAGCACTTTCTGCTGATCCTTGTAATTGCTGATGGTACGGGCCGACAGGTTAATAATCCCTGCCAGTTCCTTTTCCGGCATTTTGATGGTTTCCGCGAAGTCGTAAAACACCTTGGTTTTGACGCCTTTGTGCGCGGAAGTCACCAATCTGTAGAGGTTCCCCAGCTCCAGGCCCATAAAGCGGTGCAGCACGGAGTACTTTTCCTTTTGTAAAGCGATGGCATGAGGCATACGTTGCAATTTATTCCTCTACAAATTTAGGAATTTTTTCCATTCTAAAAAAGAAATTATTCAACAACCAGGTAATTGACTGTCAATAATTCCCTTCTTTACCCTCCTCATTCTCGTCTTCATCCTCTTCATCGTTCAGACGATCGTCGGCGTCTTCGGTTTCCTGTTCAGCGTCGTCCGCCTTCTCGGTATCATTATCGTCGTAAGCGTCGTCTTTGTACGGCACGGTACCCGGCGCCTCTTCCTCTTCTTCTTCGTCGTCGTCGTCGTCCTCATCATCATCATTATCATCGTCGTCATCATCGTCTTCATCCTCGTCGTCGTCCTCCTCCTCCTCATCGTCATCATCATCATCATCTTCTTCTTCTTCTTCTTCTTCTTCGTCTTCATCGTCTTCCTCATCTTCCCCGTCTTTCTCATCTCCTCTGAGCATGGCTTCAATCTCGCCGTCTTCGTCCAGTTCGTCTTCGGAATCTTCCCCGCTGTCGGCCATTTCAGGATCGCCGCCGGCGCTGTTGCCCGCCGCGTGCGGATCATCTTCTTCCTCCCCGCCGTTATCGTCGCCACCGCCGTCGCCGGTAGTTGCATCGGGAGATGCGATATGTTCTTCGGATGGCTCATCTTCCATGACGATGGTCGTGGTTTCGGTGAGCTCGCCGGATTCGGTCACGATGAGGTGCCCGTCGGGCAGGGTTTCTTCGTCCACTTCCAGGGTTTCCACGGCTTCGAGGGTAAGCTGGGTGGGCGGTACGAAATCTTCTTCGAACACTTCCTTCAGCTTGGGCAGATCGGCCGGCGAATTGAGGCCGAAATAATCCATGAACGCCTTGGATGTGGAATACAGGAGTGGCTTGCCGGGTAATTCTTCAGAACGGCCGGAAATGACGATCAGCTCCTTTTCCAGCAGCTTGGTGATGGAATAATCGGTGCTGACGCCGCGGATATGTTCGATTTCTCCTTTGGAGATGGGTTGTTTGTATGCGATGATGGCCAGGGTTTCCAGCGCGGCGGTAGACAGCCTTTTGAGGAATTTCTCGCCATTGATCTGCGCCACGGTCTGGTAATATTCCCTTTTGGTGAGGAACTGGTAACCACCGCCGCTCTGGCGCACGCTGAAAGCATAAAACTCGGAGCTGTACTTTTCCTGGATGGCCTCGATAGCGGCATCCACCTGCTCAGGCGTGGCGCGGTCTTCCAGGAAAGCCAGCGCATTGTTGAGCAACTCCAGGATGTCGGCGGCAGGCAGGGGCCTGTCGGCGGCGAAGATCAGGGCTTCAACGTGCGGGATGAGCTGTGAGATTTCCATGGGAAATGCAGTTTAGGTCAAATAAAAATGTCAAAGGCCGAAAATAAGACCTTTGACATTCTTTATAAAATATAAAAACTTAGCTGTGGATGAATTGTTGAAAACATTACCCCACAAGCGCTGCGGCGCCAGACACGATCTCGGTGAGCTCGGTGGTGATGGCTGCCTGACGGGCGCGGTTGTATTCGATTTTGAGGCTGCGGAGCAGTTCGCCGGCGTTATCGGTCGCCTTGTCCATCGCAGTCATGCGCGCGCCATGCTCGGAAGCGTGGGCGTCGAGAACGGCTTTGAAGAACTGGGTGTTAAGGATCTTAGGCATCAGCTCGGCGATCAGCGCGTCTTTCTCCGGCTCGTAGATGAAATCAGCCTTGCGGCCTTTCCCTTCCACGCTCTCCACCTTGGCGATGGGGAGGAATTGCTCTACTTTATAGCGCTGGGTAGCGGCGTTCTTGAATTCGCTGTACACGATATCCACTGCGTCGAATTCTCCTTTCACGAAACCTTCGAGCCCTACGGCTGCGGCGGCTTTCACCTGGTCGAAGGTGAGGTGGCTGAAGAGGTTCCAGAAGCGCTCGTTCACTTTATAGCCGTTCTTTACGAAATGTTCCCAGGCTTTTTTGCCGATCGGGAGCACTTCCACATGGCCTTTCGCGTATTGCGCGGCGTATTTTTCGCGGATGGTCTGCTTGGCCAGCTTGATGACGTTGGTGTTATACGCCCCGCAAAGCCCGCGGTCGGAGGTGATCACTACGATCAGCACGTTCTCCACCTGGCGATTGGCGGCAAGCGCCATGTCGATGTCTCCCTCGGTATTGCTGACAATGTTCTGCAGCATTTCCTGCAGTTTCTCCGCATACGGGCGCATCTGAACGATAGCATCCTGCGCGCGGCGCAGCTTGGCAGCACTCACCATTTTCATGGCTTTGGTGATCTGCTGGGTAGACTGGATGGATTTAATACGGTTGCGAACTTCTTTAAGCTGTCCAGACATATATTATAAAATATTTATAGAAAAGGGCATCCGCCCCCTTATTTTGGGCGCAAAGGTAAGTAATGGCGTCAGCATTGCGAAATACCCCGGCCA
Above is a genomic segment from Chitinophaga pollutisoli containing:
- the atpG gene encoding ATP synthase F1 subunit gamma; this translates as MSGQLKEVRNRIKSIQSTQQITKAMKMVSAAKLRRAQDAIVQMRPYAEKLQEMLQNIVSNTEGDIDMALAANRQVENVLIVVITSDRGLCGAYNTNVIKLAKQTIREKYAAQYAKGHVEVLPIGKKAWEHFVKNGYKVNERFWNLFSHLTFDQVKAAAAVGLEGFVKGEFDAVDIVYSEFKNAATQRYKVEQFLPIAKVESVEGKGRKADFIYEPEKDALIAELMPKILNTQFFKAVLDAHASEHGARMTAMDKATDNAGELLRSLKIEYNRARQAAITTELTEIVSGAAALVG
- a CDS encoding antitoxin Xre-like helix-turn-helix domain-containing protein, yielding MPHAIALQKEKYSVLHRFMGLELGNLYRLVTSAHKGVKTKVFYDFAETIKMPEKELAGIINLSARTISNYKDQQKVLEPIYSEHLLKLISLYEKGETIFGTVDEFSYWLKKPFWSARETPMDWLVTPGGVDIIAEELDKLAEGYPV
- the scpB gene encoding SMC-Scp complex subunit ScpB codes for the protein MEISQLIPHVEALIFAADRPLPAADILELLNNALAFLEDRATPEQVDAAIEAIQEKYSSEFYAFSVRQSGGGYQFLTKREYYQTVAQINGEKFLKRLSTAALETLAIIAYKQPISKGEIEHIRGVSTDYSITKLLEKELIVISGRSEELPGKPLLYSTSKAFMDYFGLNSPADLPKLKEVFEEDFVPPTQLTLEAVETLEVDEETLPDGHLIVTESGELTETTTIVMEDEPSEEHIASPDATTGDGGGDDNGGEEEDDPHAAGNSAGGDPEMADSGEDSEDELDEDGEIEAMLRGDEKDGEDEEDDEDEEEEEEEEDDDDDDDEEEEDDDEDEDDDDDDDNDDDEDDDDDEEEEEEAPGTVPYKDDAYDDNDTEKADDAEQETEDADDRLNDEEDEDENEEGKEGNY